In Antechinus flavipes isolate AdamAnt ecotype Samford, QLD, Australia chromosome 3, AdamAnt_v2, whole genome shotgun sequence, a genomic segment contains:
- the ZBTB11 gene encoding zinc finger and BTB domain-containing protein 11, producing MSSEESYRAILRYLTNEREPYAPGTEGNAKRKIRKAAACYVVRGGTLYYQRRQRHRQRFAELEVVLQPERRRGLIEAAHLGPDGTHHTRHQTWHDLSKNYWWRGILKQVKDYIKECSKCQEKLDRARPISDTSEMLEELGLELESTEESNETDDDQSNPASVPSAVSKTVKKKPISKHELVFVDTKGVVKQSSPKHCRAVLKQLNQQRLNNQFCDVTLLIEGEEYRAHKSVLSANSEYFRDLFIEKGAVSSHEAVVDLSGFCKSSFLPLLEFAYTSVLSFDFCSMADVAILARHLFMSEVLEICESVHKLMEEKQITVYKKGEVQTVESTQNLPEHNEGSAQTVANVEEVVPPELETSAFVSPINGEFPGDGQEGGSTQQLEPQVCSESPSVLVHTENVTHSHSGIKSETVSSSNMIILEIETSDTRKDDKVSNALSTPTVVEERDTNTPVDKEMENNEDSKSVEDVCAEDIEEDHKQKRSRPAQVQGSPVGQQEKATLSPDDTYKSRLRQRSVSEGGYIRLHKGIEKKLQNRKANPKSAVQQVALKLVQRGKKMKQPKREANENTEEETTHRCSECGMDFQRRYALIMHTLKHERTKDYKCPLCKKEFQYSASLRAHLIRHTRKSDVPTSSTAEEDSGASTEKGRTKREFICSICGRTLPKLYSLRIHMLKHTGVKPHACQVCGKAFIYKHGLKLHLALHEAQKQFQCELCVKSFVTKRSLQEHMSIHTGESKYLCSICGKSFHRGSGLSKHLKKHQPKPEVRGYQCTQCEKSFFEARDLRQHMNKHLGVKPFQCQFCEKCYSWKKDWYSHVKSHSVTEPYRCNVCGKEFYEKALYRRHVKKATHGKKGRAKQNLERVCEQCGRKFTQLREYRRHMNNHEGVKPFECLTCGVAWADARSLKRHVRTHTGERPYVCPVCNEAYIDARTLRKHMTKFHRDYVPCKIMLEKDTLQFHNQGTQVEHAFSILTSGMQEQESSGPQEIETVVVTGETIEAIEAVAATEECASVSTLSDQSIMQVVNYVLAQQQGQKISEVTEAIETVEVEVAHVSEPE from the exons ATGTCGAGCGAGGAGAGCTACCGGGCCATCCTGCGCTACCTGACGAACGAGCGAGAGCCGTACGCACCGGGCACTGAGGGCAACGCCAAGCGCAAGATCCGCAAGGCCGCCGCCTGCTATGTGGTGCGCGGTGGGACCCTCTACTACCAGCGACGGCAGCGCCATCGCCAGCGCTTCGCCGAGCTCGAGGTGGTGCTGCAGCCCGAGAGGCGTCGGGGGCTCATCGAGGCGGCACACCTGGGGCCCGACGGCACCCACCACACCCGGCACCAGACGTGGCACGACCTGTCCAAAAACTACTGGTGGCGAG GTATTTTAAAGCAAGTAAAAGATTATATTAAAGAGTGTAGCAAATGCCAAGAGAAGCTGGATCGTGCTCGCCCAATATCAGATACTTCTGAAATGTTGGAAGAATTGGGATTAGAACTAGAATCTACTGAAGAGAGTAACGAAACAGATGATGACCAAAGCAATCCTGCATCTGTTCCAAGTGCAGTGTCCAAGACtgtgaaaaagaaaccaatatcCAAACATGAACTTGTCTTT GTTGACACTAAAGGTGTTGTAAAACAGTCTTCACCAAAACATTGTCGAGCAGTCTTAAAACAGCTGAATCAGCAGAGACTCAACAATCAGTTCTGTGATGTTACTTTGTTGATTGAGGGAGAAGAATACAGAGCTCATAAGTCTGTTTTGTCAGCTAACAGCGAGTATTTCCGAGACCTTTTTATAGAAAAGGGAGCTGTATCCAGTCATGAAGCTGTGGTGGATCTGTcag GCTTTTGTAAGTCAAGTTTCCTTCCTTTACTGGAGTTTGCTTATACTTCAGTGTTAAGTTTTGACTTTTGTAGCATGGCGGATGTTGCCATTTTGGCCCGCCACCTTTTCATGTCTGAAGTCTTGGAAATCTGTGAAAGTGTACATAAACTAATGGAGGAAAAGCAGATTACTGTGTACAAAAAAGGTGAAGTACAAACAGTTGAATCTACTCAAAATCTACCAGAGCATAATGAAGGTTCAGCACAAACTGTGGCCAATGTTGAAGAAGTTGTACCCCCAGAACTTGAAACTAGTGCATTTGTGTCCCCTATAAATGGAGAATTTCCAGGTGATGGGCAGGAAGGTGGGAGTACACAGCAGCTTGAACCCCAGGTTTGTTCAGAATCTCCATCTGTTTTAGTACACACAGAAAATGTAACTCATTCACATTCTGGAATAAAGTCTGAAACAGTGTCAAGTAGCAACATGATAATTCTTGAAATAGAAACTTCAGATACCAGAAAAGATGACAAAGTTTCCAATGCACTTTCCACTCCTACTGTGGTAGAAGAAAGGGATACTAATACTCCAgtagacaaagaaatggaaaacaatgaGGACAGCAAATCAGTTGAAGATGTCTGTGCTGAAGACATTGAAGAAGATCACAAGCAAAAACGTAGCCGACCAGCACAAGTCCAAGGAAGCCCTGTTGGACAACAGGAGAAGGCAACTCTCAGCCCTGATGACACTTATAAAAGCAGGCTCCGTCAGCGCTCTGTTAGTGAAGGTGGATATATACGACTACataaaggaatagagaaaaaactTCAGAATAGAAAAGCCAATCCTAAGTCTGCAGTTCAGCAG GTTGCTCtgaaattggttcaaagagggaaaaaaatgaagcagcCCAAAAGAGAGGCTAATGAGAACACAGAGGAAGAAACAACACACAGATGTAGTGAATGCGGAATGGATTTTCAGAGACGCTATGCACTTATCATGCACACGTTGAAACATGAAAGAACTAAAGATTACAAGTGCCCA ttgtgtaaaaaagaatttcaatatAGTGCTTCTTTACGAGCACACCTCATTCGACATACCCGAAAAAGTGATGTACCTACTTCCTCTACTGCTGAAGAAGATTCAGGAGCATCAACTGAAAAGGGTCGCACCAAGAGGGAGTTTATATGTTCTATATGTGGAAGGACATTGCCCAAACTATATTCTCTCAGAATACACATGTTGAAGCACACAGGTGTAAAGCCACATGCTTGCCag GTCTGTGGAAAAGCTTTCATTTACAAGCATGGTTTAAAATTACACCTGGCTCTTCATGAAGCACAGAAACAGTTCCAGTGTGAACTCTGTGTTAAGTCTTTTGTCACCAAGCGTAGTCTTCAAGAACATATGAGCATTCATACAG gAGAGTCAAAATACCTTTGCTCAATCTGTGGAAAGTCTTTTCATAGGGGCTCTGGACTCAGCAAGCACCTAAAGAAGCATCAGCCAAAACCTGAAGTTCGAGGTTATCAGTGTACTCA ATGTGAAAAAAGTTTCTTTGAAGCTCGAGATCTCCGCCAGCATATGAACAAACATCTTGGTGTGAAGCCATTCCAATGCCAATTTTGCGAAAAATGCTATAGTTGGAAGAAAGATTGGTATTCTCATGTAAAATCTCATTCTGTTACAGAGCCTTATAG gTGCAATGTATGTGGCAAGGAATTTTATGAAAAAGCCTTATATAGAAGACATGTAAAGAAAGCTACtcatgggaagaaaggaagagctAAACAAAATCTGGAACGTGTATGTGAACAATGTGGAAGAAAATTCACTCAACTACGGGAATATAGAAGACATATGAACAACCATGAAG gAGTTAAGCCATTCGAATGCTTAACATGTGGGGTTGCTTGGGCTGATGCACGTTCCCTGAAACGCCATGTAAGAACACACACAGGTGAACGGCCTTATGTCTGTCCTGTATGCAATGAAGCTTATATTGATGCTCGAACACTTCGAAAACACATGACCAAATTTCACAGGGATTATGTGCCTTGCAAGATTATGCTGGAGAAAGATACCCTTCAGTTTCATAACCAGGGAACTCAAGTGGAACATGCCTTTAGCATCTTAACATCAGGCATGCAAGAACAAGAAAGCAGTGGTCCTCAGGAAATTGAGACTGTAGTAGTGACCGGAGAAACCATAGAAGCCATTGAAGCTGTTGCAGCTACTGAGGAATGTGCATCAGTGTCAACTCTTTCGGACCAAAGTATTATGCAAGTAGTTAATTATGTACTGGCACAGCAGCAAGGACAGAAAATATCTGAAGTAACAGAAGCTATTGAAACTGTAGAAGTTGAGGTGGCACATGTTTCAGAACCAGAGTGA